The genomic stretch TGCGGCAACGGCCCCATCCCTACGAGTTCAGCCTCTACTACGACGGCTGAGCCTCGCAGCGGCCAGGCGGATCGGCTGAAATGAAGAGCCTTGAACGCCGCCTCTTCCCCGGCACCCCATGCCCGACACCGTCAGCAAGTTCGCCTATCAGGCCCTGCAGCAGGGCAAGACGATCATGGGTCTGGCCCACAAGGAGCTGGGCGGTCGGCTCATGCGCCTGGTCGATCCCCAGGGGGCTCCCCAGACGGTGCCGGTGCCCGCACAGATGGGCCTGGCGCTCAAGGCCTCCATGGACCGGTTGCTTGAGACCGACTGGCAGGACGCCGAGAGTGGCCTCTACCCCCCTTCCCTGCTCTTCGATGCCCCCTGGCTCGACTGGGCGGCGCGCTACCCCCTGGTCTGGCTGGACACCCCGCTTCAGTGGAACCGCCGCACCCAGCGCAAGGTGCGGGATCTGCCCCGGGATGTGCGTCCTGAGGATTACCCCGCCTATTACCTGCAGAACTTCCACCACCAGACCGATGGCTATCTGAGCGACCATTCCGCGGCCCTCTACGACCTGCAGGTCGAAATCCTCTTCAACGGCTGCGCCGATGCCATGCGTCGCCGCCTGATCGCCCCCCTCCAGCGGGGGCTGCGTGCCTTCGCCCAGCGCTCACCCAGGCAGCTGCGTCTTCTGGATGTGGCCACCGGCACCGGCCGCACCCTGCGTCAGCTTCGCGGTGGTCTGGGGGAGATCCAGCTGGTGGGCCTCGACCTCTCGGCGTCGTACCTGCGCGAAGCCAACCGTTGCCTGAGCCAGTTGCCGGGAGAGTTGCCCCAGCTCGTGCAGGGCAATGCCGAGTCGCTTCCCTTCGCCGATGCCACGTTCCAGGCGGTGAGCTGTGTGTTCCTGTTCCATGAGCTCCCCGCCGAAGCCCGTCAGAATGTGCTGCAGGAGTGCTTCCGGGTGATCGAGCCGGGCGGAGTGCTGGTGCTGGCCGATTCGATCCAGCTGGCTGATTCCCCGGAATTCTCAGCGGCGCTGGAGAATTTCCGCCGCTCCTTCCATGAGCCTTACTACCGCGATTACATCTCCGATGACATCGATGCACGCCTGGCTCAGGCGGGCTTCAGCGGGATCAGCGCCCGGTCCCATTTCATGACCCGGGTCTGGTCCGCCACCAAACCTCTGGCCTGAGCGGCGTCAGCGCTGCAGCACATCGATCGTTCCTCCCTGGCAGGTGCTGAGGAATGTGAATAGCTTTCAGCTCATCTGTGTGCCGTGCTCCGATGTCCAATCCCTTTCATCTGCGCTGGTTGCAGGGCTGGTCCTTCCAGACGGTTCTGATGGAAGGACATGTCCAGATCGAAGCCCACGGCTTCGGCATCCGCCTGCGCACGCCTCTGCTGCCGGGTGAGAGCCCAAGCCTGGGTGCCGACAGGCTCGTTCTCCAGGAAGACCGCCACCGCCGTTCGCTGTACCACTCCTGGCGCAGTGGCCAGCTCCAGCCCACACTGCCGGCTCCCACCAAGGACGTCCTGTTCTCCAGCGGTGCTCTGTTCGGCGCGGGCAGTCCCTATCTGGTGGAAGTGGTCGAGGAGGCCCCCGTGCTGGCGCTGGCCGCCTAGCGCAGCAACCACCAGGCCAGGATCAGCCCGACCCCGCCCCAGCGCAGGGCCCGCCAGAGCACCTGATCCTGCCAGCGACCGATCCGCAGGGGGACCGGCAGGGGATCCAGCAATCGCTGAGCCAGTTCGAGCCGCTGGCTCAGCCGCCTGCCGGAGCAGGAGAGGTCCATCTGACTGGAGCGCTCCTGGGCGGCCAGCCTCTCCCCCTGGCTCGCGATGGTGAGCAGGCTTGAGAGCCCATGCAGCCAGCCGGAGCTCCGGCGGTCCTGCCGGTGGAGCGAACGGGAGGATCGACGCCGCGAAGGGTTGGCCATCGCGTCAGGATGGATCCCCACGCTGTCTCCCGTCCAGTGCCGCTTCCCTCAGCGCCCGCTGCCACCACACGGAGCGGATCTCCCCAGACCTGGCCGGCCACCAGCCGTGAGCTGGCGGTGGAGCTGCAGAGGCTCCTCGCCATCGATGGCCGCGACTGGCATGCCCAGAAAGGGCACAAGCCCAGGCGGGCTGCCGAGCAGGTGGCGGCTGCCCTGGTGCACCTTCTCGCTGAGGACAGCTCCCCCCATCGCCTCGAGGGTGACGCCCAGCATCGGGCGATCGAACTGCTCGAGCATGGTCTGGCCTGGCTGAAGGGGGATCTGCGCGATCCCGGCTGTCCCAGCCACGGCCACTGATTCAGGATTAGGGGTTTCAGGAAGGACTGCAGGTCAGGCCCGGTGCCGCTGCCGCTGGGCGGCGAGCTGAAGCCGGTTGCCGCGCTCACTCCAGCGCACGTCATCGAAGCAGTGGTGAATCAGGAAGAACCCCCGGCCGCAGCAGGCATCGCTGCGCTCGGGCAGGACACTTGTGCGGGCACAGGCCGGGACTCCGCACCCCTCATCCTGGATCTGCCAGATCACCCAGTTGGGCGTGAGGATGCGGCGGATGCGGAGACATTTGCGTGGATCGCCACCGTTGCCGTGGCGCACAGCATTCACCAGTGCCTCCTGCAGGCCCAGCTGCAGCTCAGCCAGGTTGGCCGCCGTGGCCATCGGCTCCAGCAGCAGTTCCAGCAGGGGAGCCAGCTGAAGGGTGGAGGGAGTGATGAAGTCGGTCCACCGCAGCGGACTGATCAGGCGCCGAAGCATCCACACCAACCATGGCTCGATTTGACTCTAACGCTCCGGGCCACCCCAGGCTCAGCCGGTGCTGATTCGTTGTTGCACAGCCGGGTGATTGAGCAGCGCATCCATCAGACGCACACCGCGCAACTGGTTGATCAGCGGCATGTGTCCCTCCGGCGCCTCCAGGTTCCACTGGAACGCACTGGGGTAACGGGTCCACGTGCCCTCGTTCTTCCAGCCCAACCTCGGCCAGAGCTGGTCCCAGCGGCCGTTGCAGGCTCTCAGCAGCCGCCCCTGGACGGAAAAGCCGTAGCGGCCCCTTGAGTAGCAGACCCAGAGCCGATCGAGGCTGGTGAGATCGAGGCCGGGCATGGGGGCCACCTCGCTGTAATAGACGTAGCCGCGCCGGACCGCCTCCGCTCCGGCCAGTTGCCGAAGCACCTCGCTGGTGATGCGATCCGCCAGCTCGAAGGAACGCAGGGACAGGGCTTCCTGCAGGGGCCCGTAGTCGATGCCGCCAGCACTGGCGACGGTCAGCCATCCTCCTGGATGGCGCTCGAGCAAGGTCTGCCTGTGGCTGTCGTCCACGGCCAGAAGCATCTGGACCCAGAGACCGGCGATCCAGTCGTCAGCGTCGGGATCATGGTGGCTGAGGGCCTCGAGCAGCAGGGGGCGCAGCTCCTGGGCTCGGGCCTCGATCTGGGGGAGCAGGCTCCGCCGCTGGCGCGGGGAGCTGGAGCTGAAACGCTCGAGCAGCTGTTCGGCGCTGGCTGTGGCGGAAGCGGGTGGACCGGAAAGCATGAAGTTCGGCGGGCCTGAGCCGGGCCGGCGTGGGCCCACTATGTCAGGCAAGGTCCTTCAAGGTGGGGCGCGATGGCGTCGTGGCTGGCGATCGACGCCTTCCTGGCAGGTGGAGGAGCGCTGCTGGACGTGCGCAGCCCGGCGGAGTTCGCCAAGGCTCACATTCCCGGGGCCATCAATCTGCCGCTGTTCAGCGACCTCGAGCGGGCCGAGGTGGGACTGACCTACAAGCAGCGGGGTTCCCAGCCGGCGGTTCAAGCGGGGCTGGCGCTGGTGGGCCCGAAGCTGGCGGCCCTGGGCGATGGACTGCTCGCGCACCATCAGGCCGCCGGAGGTGGGCCCTTGCGCATCCACTGCTGGCGTGGCGGCATGCGCTCGGCCAGCGTCGGCTGGCTGGCCGAAACCCTGGGTCTGTCGGTGCAGTTGCTGGAGGGGGGATACAAGGCGTACCGCCACTGGGTGCTGACGAGCTTCGAGCGCCCCTGGCCCCTGAGGCTGCTGGGCGGGCGCACCGGTACGGGCAAGACCGACCTGTTGCTGGAACTGGCCCGCCGCGGGGTGGCGGTGGTCGATCTCGAAGGACTGGCCCATCACCGCGGCAGCAGCTTCGGCGGGCTGGGCCTGCCCCCCCAGCCCAGCAGTGAGCACTTCGAGAACCGCCTGGCAGCGGCGCTCGCCACCTGCGCGGATGCCGATGAGATCTGGCTGGAGGCTGAAAGTGCCCAGGTGGGTCGCTGCCGCATCCCGGTGGGTCTCTGGCGGCAGATGCAAAGTGCTCCGGTGCTGGAGATCAGCCGTCCCCTGGGGGAACGGCTGAGACGGCTGGTGGCGGTCTATGGGGTTCAGGAGGCCGATGACCTGGCGGAGGCGACCAGGAGGATCGCCCGGCGGCTGGGGCCTGTCCGCACCCAGGAGGCCCTGGCGGCGATCGAGCGACGCGACTGGACCGAGGCCTGCCGCTGGATGCTCGACTACTACGACCGCTGTTACGACCATGAGCTGGAGCGCCAGCGCAAGCGAACGGATCCCTGCTCCGCCCATCGCTCCCTCGACCTCCATGACTGGGACGAGGAGCGCTCCGCCACCATGCTCCTGAACCAAGAAGGATCAAGTCCGTGTGAACTGTGAAGGCGTGATCGGAGGGTCTGCTTAGGATCGGACTTTGCCCCACCCCGATGACGGCCATTCAGTTCTTCCGCGGGGTGGACGAGCCCGTGATTCCCGATATCCGCCTGACCCGCTCCCGTGATGGACGAACCGGCCAGGCCATGTTCGTGTTCGAGCAACCCCAGGCGCTGGCTCCTGAAACCATGGGCGACATCACCGGGATGTTCCTGCTTGATGAGGAAGGTGAACTGGTCACCCGGGAGGTGAAGGCCCGGTTCGTGAACGGCAAACCCAGTGCCCTCGAGGCCACCTACACCTGGAAGACGGAAGAGGATTTCGACCGGTTCATGCGTTTCGCCGAGCGCTACGCCGCCGGCCATGGACTCGGTTTCGCCGAAAAGGACGGTGACACCGAGGAGGACGGGGCCACCCCCGGACCGGCCGCTGAGGGCGAGCCCGAGGACGCTTGAAATTCGGGCACTGGCTGGGCCTGGCGGCCATCATCACCGCCGCTGGCCTTCTCTGGAGCCTGCGCGGTTTGCTGCTGCAGCTCTTCGCTGCCGTGGTGCTGGCCATGGCGATCTGCACATTGGTGGGTGCCGTGCGGTCGCGGTTGGATTGCTCCAGGCCCCTTGCTCTGACCATCAGCCTGGGGGCCGTGGCCCTGGTGGTGGTGGTGGGCGGTGCGGTGCTGATCCCTCCCTTCGTGGAGCAGTTCACCGAGCTGCTGGTCAAGCTGCCCGATGCGGCGGATGTGCTGATCGGTCTGGCCCGCCGGATGCTGGCCCATGTCAGCCGGGTGCTGTACGGCCGCCATGACGGCTCGCTGGAGTGGCTTCAGCAGCTCTGGCCGGCCAGGGGGCCCAGCCCCGATGTGCTGGCCGGCGGGCTGGGCAGCGGCGCCCTGCGGCTGCTGGGTCTGGCGAGCAACCTGGGCAGCGGCACTCTGCAACTGGTTTTCGTCGTGGCGGTGAGTCTGATGCTCGCCGTTCAGCCCACCGCCTACCGCGATGTGCTGGTGCTGCTGGCTCCCTCCTTCTACCGACGGCGTCTGCGCCAGGTGCTCGACCTCTGCGGTGCGGCTCTGAGCAACTGGATGGTGGGAGTCGCCATCAGCTCGGTCTGCGTGGCCCTGCTGGCGGGTCTCGGCCTGTCGCTGCTGGGGGTGAAGCTGGTGGTGGCCAACGCCCTGCTGGCAGGTCTGCTCAACGTGATCCCCAACGTGGGCCCCACGCTGAGCACGATCTTCCCCATGGCGGTGGCCCTGCTCGACGACCCCTGGAAAGTCCCGGCCGTTCTCGGGCTCTACGTGGTGGTGCAGCACCTGGAGAGCTACGTGATCACCCCGTCGGTGATGCACGCCAAACTTCGACTGCTGCCGGGTCTCACCCTCACCGCCCAGTTCCTGTTCACCGTGATCTTCGGTCCGCTGGGCCTGCTCCTGGCCCTGCCGATGGCGGTGTGTGTGCAGGTGATCGTGCGTGAGGTGCTCATCCACGACATCCTCGATCCCTGGAAACGCCAGCGGTTGTCCCCATGAACGGCCGAGCCCTCCTGGGGACCCTCGCCCTTGTGCTGCTGGCCCTGCTGGTGTGGGAACTGCGCTGGGTGCTGCTGGTGCTCTTCGGGGCTGTGGTGCTGGCCGTGGCGCTGGATGTGCCCGTGAGCCTGCTGCGTCGCCGGCTGCCCCTGAACCGCCCCAGTGCCGTGATCCTGGTGATCGTGGCCCTGGGCCTGGTGGGCTGGAAGGTCTCGGAGCTGTTGCTGCCCGAGCTGCTGCAGCAGGCCGATCAGTTCACGCAGCTTCTGCCTGTGCTCCTGCAGCGTCTGGGTGATCTGGCCGGTGGCTCCATGGCCTTTCGCAGCTTCGAGGAACGGTTGCTGGAGCTGGCCACCTGGGACAAGCTTCAGCCCCTGGGCACCCAGCTCCTGGGGGTTGCGGGGGGCGCCGCCAATTCCACCATCCAGATCCTGCTGATGGTGCTGCTGGCGATTCTTCTGGCCCTGGATCCACGGCCTCACCAGCGGCTGGTGCTGGCGGCCACCCCGCTGTTCTGGCGTCCGTCGATGCAATCGCTGCTGCGGGAGGCGCGCGAGGCCCTCGGCGGCTGGCTGGCGGGGATGACCATCTCGGCGGTGACGGTGTTTCTGCTCACCTGGGCCGGCCTGGCGCTGCTGAGGGTGCCCCTGGCCCTGCTGAGCGGGCTGGTCTGCGGTCTGCTCACCTTCGTGCCCACGATCGGCCCGACGGTGGCCACGGCTCTGCCTCTGGCGGTGGCCCTGCTGATCTCCCCGGCCAAGGTGGTCCAGGTGCTGGTGCTGCGCCTGATGCTGCAGAACGCGGAAGCGTTCGTGCTCACTCCGCTGCTGCTCAGCCGCACGGTCAACCTGCTGCCCACGGTGGCCCTGATGGCCCAGCTGAGCCTCGGTGCCCTGCTGGGGCTGCCGGGAGTGCTGCTGGCTCTGCCGCTGGTGGTGGTGCTGCAGGTGGTCTTCCAGCGGGTGCTGGTGGAGCAGGTGATGGACCGCTGGACCTGATCAGCGGTAGTGCCTGGTCAGGCTGGGGGTGAGCAGCAGCACGGCCACGGCCAGGGGATGCTGCTGGATCGCCGTGAACAGGGACGACCAGGTGAAATGGTCGACCAGCAGCCGCAGTTCCGAACTGAGGTCGCCGAAGGCCAGGAGAGCCAGCAGCACGGGGATGAGCGGCGGGAGGCGCCGCATCAAGCCGCGCCGGCAGGGGCCGATCCGTCTTCTGGAGCTGATCCCACGAACCCCTTGCCGCTGAGCAGGGGCAGCAGGGTGGGGGCCACGCCGATGCTGGACCAGCTGCCGACGCTGATCCCCGCGGTGAGCGCCACGGAGAACCAGAACAGGCTGCTGCCACCGAAGAACAGAATCGCCAGCAGGGGCAGCAGGGTGGTGAGCGAGGTGTAGAGAGAGCGGGTCAGGGTGGCATCGACCGCCACATCCACCTGATCGCTGAAGGGGAAGGCACCCAGGCTTGTTTTCTGCTCACGGATCCGGTCGAAGACCACCACGGTGTCATTGACGGAGTACCCAGCCACGGTGATCAGAGCCACGGCGAAGAGGGAATCCACTTCCACACCCAGCAGCAGTCCGAGCCAGGCGAACAGCCCTGTGGTGATCAGCACGTCGTGGGCCAGGCAGAGGATCGCCAGGAAGGCGAAAACCCTGTCGTAGCGGAGGGTGATGTAGAGGGCGATGGCCGCGAAGCTCACCAGCAGGGAGAGGAGGCTGCTGCGCAGCAGCTGATCGCCGAGGGTGGGGCCGATGGTGTCCACGGAGGTGCCGCCATCCTTGAACGGCCCCAGGCTGCCAGCCAGCTGGCTGATCACAGCGTTGCCCTGCTCGGCGCTGAGGCTGGGAAGTCGCAGCTCGATCGAGCGCCCCTGATCCAGCACCTGCACCGGTGCGCCGCGCAGGTCCGGGGCGGCCGCACCACCCTCTTCGGGCAGCTTCAGGTCGCCGAGTCGCTCCTCCACCTGGGGAACGGTGATCGCTGGGCAGTTGGGCGCGCAGGCCCTCTCCAGCTGGATGCGGGTGCCACCGGTGAAGTCGAGGCCGGGTTTGAGCGGGGCGCCGATGGCGGGGTTGAGCCAGCACAGGCCGATGCCGATCAGGCTGATCAGACAGGCCACAGCCGAGCCCCACCAGGCGATGCGCCGGTGGCGGGTGATGCGGAAGTACTGGATCTTCGGCAATGCTGCCGGTCCCGATGGGGAAGTGGTCATGGGTTGCTCAGGCGGCTGGCGAGGTCAGCTGGCGGCTGGGCAGGAAGTAAGTGGTCCGGCGCAGGGTCGGGTAGCTCATCATCAGTCGCAGGAGCACGCGCGTGCAGGAGAGGGCGGTGAACAGGCTGAGCAGCAGACCGATGCCGAGGGTGACGGCAAAGCCTTTGACCAGGCCTGTTCCCAGGGCAAAAAGGGCGATGCAGCTGATCAGCCCGGTGACGTGACCATCGAGGATCGAGCTGAAGGCCAGCGAGAAGCCACCGTCGATCGAGCGGATCAGGGTGTTGCCCGAGCGCAGCTCCTCCTTCACCCGCTCGAAAATCAGCACATTGGCGTCCACCGCCATGCCGATCGAGAGGATGAAGCCGGCAATGCCCGGCAGGGTGAGGGTCACGGGGATCAGGGCGTAGGTGGCCAGGTTGAAGAGGGCGTAGAGGCTGAGGGCCACGACGGCCACGGCCCCGGGCAGCCGGTAGACCACCACCATGAAGACCGCGACCAGGGCCAGACCCGCGAGGGCAGCCACCAGACTGGTGCGGATGTTCTCAGCCCCGAGCAGCGGGCCGACGGTGCGCACCTCAATGATCTTCACGGGCAGGGGCAGAGAGCCGCCCCGGAGTTGCACCTCCAGATCGCGGGCCTCTTCGGCCGTGAAATTGCCCGTGATGCTGGCGGCGCCTCCGGTGATTCCGGCCGCGGCGAACTCCTGGCTCACGGAGGCTTCGCTGATCGAGCGGCCATCGAGCACGATGCCCAGCAGCCGGTTGCTGCCCGCGATCGACTGGGTGAGCTTGGCGAAGGCCTCACCTCCCTGGCGGTTGAAGTTGAGGGTCACATCCCAGCCGGTGCCGGTCTGTTGCTGCTGGCGGCCCGCCGTGACCAGGTCCTTGCCGGTGAGGGCGGCCGGTTCGTAGAGCGCCACCACACGTTTGTTCACTTCATCCAGCAGGGCTTCGATCTGCTCGGTTTCCCCAGCCCCCGGCGGCACCGACACCCCGAGCTCGCGCAGGGCCTTGGCCAGATCCTCGGCTGGGAAGCTCGGGGTCTGTGCAGGGGGTTGGCCTGGCGCCGCAGGCTGTGCTGGTTCCGCAGAGGTACGGCGCCGGCTGAGGTCAAGAACCGACTGGGCCTGGCGTTTGAGCCGCAGAAGCCCCTGCATCTCCCGCTCGGTACCGGGCTTCTGGGCGCGGAATTCCAGCAGGGCCGTGGTGCCGAACACCTTGGCGGCCCTGGTGGGGTCCTGTTCGCCCGGAAGCTGCAGCACCAGCTGGTCGTCACCGATGGTCTGCAGGGTGGATTCGGCCACGCCCAGTCCGTTGACGCGGCGGTCGAGCACCTCCTTGACAGCCTCGAGCTGCTCCCGCTGCACGGTCTTGATCGCACCGGCCGGAAGCACCTGCAGGGTGAGCTGACTTCCTCCACGCAGATCGAGCCCGAGCTGAAGGGGGAAGCTGAACAGAACGGCTCCGGCGGCGATCGCCAGAGCCAGGATCAGGGCGAACAACCCCTGCTGGCGTGCCATCTCAGATCGTGCCTGCCTTGAGCTGCCTGGCGGCCTCGACGATCTGCCGGGGCTGGATGATCGTCAGATTCTCGAGGGCGCCGTTGTAGGGGGTGGGGATGTCCTGGCTGGAGAGGCGCAAGGGCCTGGCGTCGAGATCATCGAAGCAGTGTTCGGTGATCAGGGCCAGCAGTTCGGCGCCGATGCCACCGGTCTTCATGCATTCCTCGACCACCATCACCTTGTGGGTCTTGCGGATCGAACGGGTGATGGTCTCCAGGTCAAAGGGCTTGAGGCTGATCAGGTCAATCAGCTCCACACTCACTCCATCGGCTTCGAGCTGCTCCACTGCCTTGAGGCAGTGGTAGCGCATGCGGGAGTAGGTGAGGATGGTGATGTCCTTGCCCTCGCGCACCACTTCAGCCTGATCCAGGGAACAGATGTAATCTCCCTCGGGAATCTCTTCGCTGAGGTTGTACAGCAATACGTGCTCGAAGAACAGCACGGGGTTGTTGTCTCGGATGGCGGCCTTCATCAGGCCCTTGGCATTGGTGGGAGTGCTCACGGCCACGATCTTGATGCCGGGCACGGCGTGGAAATAAGCCTCGAGGCGCTGGCTGTGCTCAGCTCCCAGCTGTCGCCCGACACCACCGGGACCACGCACCACCGTTGGAATGGTGTAATTGCCGCCGCTGGTGTAGCGCAGCATCCCCATGTTGTTGGAGATCTGGTTGAAGGCCAGCAGCAGGAAGCCCATGTTCATCCCCTCCACGATCGGGCGCAGTCCCGTCATCGCGGCACCGACGGCCATCCCCGTGAAACTGTTCTCGGCGATCGGGGTGTCCAGCACCCGAAGTTCGCCGTACTTCTCGTAGAGATCCTTGGTGACTTTGTAGGAGCCGCCGTACTGGCCGACATCTTCCCCGAACACACACACGTGGGGGTCACGGGCCATCTCCTCGTCGATGGCGTCGCGCAGGGCGTTGAAGAGAAGTGTCTCGGCCACGGACGGTCTGCGAACCCGGCGACTGCCGGTGGAGCGGCCAACTTATCTCAGCCCCCAGCGGCGAAGGTGGCCAGCAGCAGCACCGAGAGCAGCATGCCCGGGGAGAGCAGCAGGGCCAGGAGGCCGAGATCGTGGGGAGTCATGGCTGAAACACGCGCCGACTCAGCCTAGGAAGCCTCGCTCTCACTGACCGGCAGCAGGCTGCGAATGAAGACAAGGAACAGCCCCAGTGCCACGAAGGCAAAGGTGAAGGTGGCCAGGAAGCTCATGCCCACCACCAGTGTCTTCATGGCCGTGCCGATGCTCTGGGCAAAGGCCTTGCTGTAGTGGGGCGGATGCAGGCTGTACCAACCCACCACCCGCTGGCTGAGTCCCAGACAGACCCAGGCCAGCAGTCCACTCGTGAGGGAGCCGGAGAGAAAACTGAGCGGACCCTTGCGCGGGGGGCTCGGTTGGGATTCGGTGGGCTCCGGTGTGCTCATGGGGCCTGGGCTGATTCGATGATCCTGGCCCCCCGGCTGCTGCAGCGGCAGCACCAGGCCTCGAAACCGCCCTCGGCCAGGGCCTCCCGCAGCTGCTCCCGGGCCGACTCGGCCTGCTGCAGGCCGGCGAAGAGGGCGAACAGGCTGGGCCCCGACCCGCTCATCGCCACCGCCAGCGGTTCGTTCGCCTGGCGCAGCAGCCTCAGCCCCGCTCGCACACTCTCCTGCTCCGGCTCCACCACCACCTGCAGGTCGTTGCGCAGGGGCGGCAGGGGCCGATCCCCATGCAGCGCCGTCAGCAACGCCCCGTGGCGCAGGCTCTGACGCCGTTGCTCGAAGTCGCTCTCGCGTTCGAGATAGAAGTCGCCACGCAGCTCACGGCAGCGGCGATAGGCCCATGGGGTGGAGACACTGGCGGTCGGGTCCTTGATCAGCAGCACCGCCAGCTCCTCGGGGCCCCGGGGGCCCAGGACGAGCGGAGCCTCTTCAGGCAGCGGCACCGGCTCGAGGATCTCCCCGCGGCCGAAGCAGAGCTGGGTGCCGCCGGAGAGGGTGAAGGGCACATCCGACCCCAGCTCCGCCGCCAGCTGCTGCAGGCTGCCTTCGTCGAGCTGGAGACCCCAGAGCCGGTTGAGGCCCAGCAGGGCGGCCGCCCCGTCGCTGGAGCCGCCGGCCAGGCCGGCGCCGACGGGGATGCGTTTGTCCAGCTGGATCGTGGCTCCCAGCTCCGGCCTGCCGGCGTGCTGCCTGAGGCGCTCGGCGGCACGCACCACCAGGTTGCCGCCGTCGGTGGGCAGGGTGCTGCCTGGGCAATGCAGCACGATCGCCCCATCATCCCGGGGCTCGATCGCCAGGCGATCGGCCAGATCGAGGCTCTGCATCACCATCGCCAGCTCATGGAAGCCATCGCCCCGCAGTCCGAGCACCTCCAGATGGAGGTTGATCTTGGCCGGGGCCTCCACCAGCAGGGGGGCCGAGCGGGTGAGCGCTGGGACGGGGTCAGCCATGGGCGGTTTGCTCGGGGATGGGTGGGCTCGACACACGCGGGCTCTGAGGTGTGGGGCACAACTGTCGGGTCAGCTCCACCCAGCGCTGGGGTGAGAGATCCTGGGGCCGCTGCCTGAGGGACACCCCTGCCCGCTGAGCCCGTTCGCTCAGCTCCTCCTCGGGCCAGAGCCCGGCCAGCGAGTTGCGCAGCATCTTGCGGCGGGACGCGAAGCACCGCTTGAGCAGGCCCTCGAGCCGCCCGGCCAGCTGCGGCTCCAGCCTCTCCGATGGCGGCAGGGGATCGAGCACGATCACCTCCGACATCACCTTCGGTGGCGGCTGGAAGCAGCGGGGAGGAACGGCGCAGACCGAGCGGCAGTGCGCCAGCAGTTGCAGGCGCACGCTCAGGGCGCTGAAGGCGCTGCTTCCGGCCACCGCCCGGATGCGCTCGCCCACCTCCTGCTGCACGAGCAGCACCAGGCGCTGGTAGGGGCTGGCCAGGGGACGGTCGAGCCGGCCGACCAGCCGCTCCAGCAGTGGGCCGGTGATGTTGTACGGGATGTTCGCGACCACCTTGTCAGCCGGAGGCAGATCCAGGCGCAACACGTCACCCTCCAGCAGCTGGAAGCGTTCATCGCCGGCGAACTGCCGGCGCAGGCCGGCCACCAGGTCGCGGTCCAGTTCGATGGCATGCAGTTCCGCCAGCCCTGTGGCCAGGAGCCGTTCCGTGAGCGCTCCACGGCCCGGGCCCACTTCCAGCACCCGCTCCCCCGGCTGCAG from Synechococcus sp. CBW1107 encodes the following:
- a CDS encoding DUF6439 family protein, whose protein sequence is MDPHAVSRPVPLPSAPAATTRSGSPQTWPATSRELAVELQRLLAIDGRDWHAQKGHKPRRAAEQVAAALVHLLAEDSSPHRLEGDAQHRAIELLEHGLAWLKGDLRDPGCPSHGH
- a CDS encoding AI-2E family transporter, which produces MNGRALLGTLALVLLALLVWELRWVLLVLFGAVVLAVALDVPVSLLRRRLPLNRPSAVILVIVALGLVGWKVSELLLPELLQQADQFTQLLPVLLQRLGDLAGGSMAFRSFEERLLELATWDKLQPLGTQLLGVAGGAANSTIQILLMVLLAILLALDPRPHQRLVLAATPLFWRPSMQSLLREAREALGGWLAGMTISAVTVFLLTWAGLALLRVPLALLSGLVCGLLTFVPTIGPTVATALPLAVALLISPAKVVQVLVLRLMLQNAEAFVLTPLLLSRTVNLLPTVALMAQLSLGALLGLPGVLLALPLVVVLQVVFQRVLVEQVMDRWT
- a CDS encoding GUN4 domain-containing protein; protein product: MLSGPPASATASAEQLLERFSSSSPRQRRSLLPQIEARAQELRPLLLEALSHHDPDADDWIAGLWVQMLLAVDDSHRQTLLERHPGGWLTVASAGGIDYGPLQEALSLRSFELADRITSEVLRQLAGAEAVRRGYVYYSEVAPMPGLDLTSLDRLWVCYSRGRYGFSVQGRLLRACNGRWDQLWPRLGWKNEGTWTRYPSAFQWNLEAPEGHMPLINQLRGVRLMDALLNHPAVQQRISTG
- a CDS encoding ATP-binding protein, coding for MLRRLISPLRWTDFITPSTLQLAPLLELLLEPMATAANLAELQLGLQEALVNAVRHGNGGDPRKCLRIRRILTPNWVIWQIQDEGCGVPACARTSVLPERSDACCGRGFFLIHHCFDDVRWSERGNRLQLAAQRQRHRA
- a CDS encoding copper-binding protein translates to MSNPFHLRWLQGWSFQTVLMEGHVQIEAHGFGIRLRTPLLPGESPSLGADRLVLQEDRHRRSLYHSWRSGQLQPTLPAPTKDVLFSSGALFGAGSPYLVEVVEEAPVLALAA
- the psb28 gene encoding photosystem II reaction center protein Psb28, with the protein product MTAIQFFRGVDEPVIPDIRLTRSRDGRTGQAMFVFEQPQALAPETMGDITGMFLLDEEGELVTREVKARFVNGKPSALEATYTWKTEEDFDRFMRFAERYAAGHGLGFAEKDGDTEEDGATPGPAAEGEPEDA
- the mnmH gene encoding tRNA 2-selenouridine(34) synthase MnmH, whose translation is MASWLAIDAFLAGGGALLDVRSPAEFAKAHIPGAINLPLFSDLERAEVGLTYKQRGSQPAVQAGLALVGPKLAALGDGLLAHHQAAGGGPLRIHCWRGGMRSASVGWLAETLGLSVQLLEGGYKAYRHWVLTSFERPWPLRLLGGRTGTGKTDLLLELARRGVAVVDLEGLAHHRGSSFGGLGLPPQPSSEHFENRLAAALATCADADEIWLEAESAQVGRCRIPVGLWRQMQSAPVLEISRPLGERLRRLVAVYGVQEADDLAEATRRIARRLGPVRTQEALAAIERRDWTEACRWMLDYYDRCYDHELERQRKRTDPCSAHRSLDLHDWDEERSATMLLNQEGSSPCEL
- a CDS encoding AI-2E family transporter, translating into MKFGHWLGLAAIITAAGLLWSLRGLLLQLFAAVVLAMAICTLVGAVRSRLDCSRPLALTISLGAVALVVVVGGAVLIPPFVEQFTELLVKLPDAADVLIGLARRMLAHVSRVLYGRHDGSLEWLQQLWPARGPSPDVLAGGLGSGALRLLGLASNLGSGTLQLVFVVAVSLMLAVQPTAYRDVLVLLAPSFYRRRLRQVLDLCGAALSNWMVGVAISSVCVALLAGLGLSLLGVKLVVANALLAGLLNVIPNVGPTLSTIFPMAVALLDDPWKVPAVLGLYVVVQHLESYVITPSVMHAKLRLLPGLTLTAQFLFTVIFGPLGLLLALPMAVCVQVIVREVLIHDILDPWKRQRLSP
- a CDS encoding class I SAM-dependent methyltransferase, translated to MPDTVSKFAYQALQQGKTIMGLAHKELGGRLMRLVDPQGAPQTVPVPAQMGLALKASMDRLLETDWQDAESGLYPPSLLFDAPWLDWAARYPLVWLDTPLQWNRRTQRKVRDLPRDVRPEDYPAYYLQNFHHQTDGYLSDHSAALYDLQVEILFNGCADAMRRRLIAPLQRGLRAFAQRSPRQLRLLDVATGTGRTLRQLRGGLGEIQLVGLDLSASYLREANRCLSQLPGELPQLVQGNAESLPFADATFQAVSCVFLFHELPAEARQNVLQECFRVIEPGGVLVLADSIQLADSPEFSAALENFRRSFHEPYYRDYISDDIDARLAQAGFSGISARSHFMTRVWSATKPLA